In Methylomagnum ishizawai, one DNA window encodes the following:
- a CDS encoding HDOD domain-containing protein, protein MNTVVDKFVIPAQPSIMIELNGLLNNDGVNMDTIAEVIGKDPALSAMMLRTVNTPFFSRGRKFNSIKQATGVMGLGCIRRVMLSAVFKSQYSKINAKKMELFWRHSELSAIACEIIARCCYPELSESAYLAGLFHDCAAPLFIQKYDDYCEFFNKHIEKSDSKIVDEENRRYSINHCIIGNRFCKAWSLPEVVCSGILYHHASLERSTGFSEAAQANTLVEKMVAILAVNDKIVQRFDLSKKTIAISLDEYMEKHNVFIEILSIDKDDLLNIKEDFLDKAFGA, encoded by the coding sequence ATGAATACTGTGGTAGATAAGTTCGTTATTCCTGCGCAGCCTAGTATTATGATAGAGTTAAACGGGCTGCTGAATAATGATGGTGTAAATATGGATACTATTGCGGAGGTTATTGGTAAGGATCCCGCGTTATCCGCAATGATGCTAAGAACCGTTAATACCCCGTTTTTTTCCCGAGGCCGTAAGTTTAATTCAATTAAACAAGCCACTGGCGTCATGGGGTTGGGTTGCATAAGAAGAGTTATGTTGAGTGCGGTTTTTAAAAGTCAATATTCAAAAATCAACGCAAAGAAGATGGAGCTGTTTTGGAGGCATTCTGAACTTAGTGCGATAGCATGTGAGATTATAGCGAGATGCTGTTATCCTGAATTGTCGGAGAGCGCTTATCTTGCCGGTTTGTTCCATGACTGCGCAGCACCGCTTTTTATCCAAAAATATGATGATTATTGTGAGTTTTTTAATAAGCATATCGAGAAAAGTGATAGCAAAATCGTAGACGAAGAAAATCGACGCTATTCTATAAATCACTGCATTATTGGAAATAGGTTTTGTAAAGCTTGGTCTCTTCCTGAAGTGGTTTGCTCTGGGATACTGTATCACCATGCCTCTTTGGAGAGGTCTACAGGTTTTAGTGAGGCCGCTCAGGCAAACACGTTAGTTGAAAAAATGGTCGCGATTCTTGCTGTCAATGACAAGATAGTCCAGAGGTTCGATTTATCGAAAAAGACTATAGCAATATCTTTGGATGAATATATGGAAAAACATAATGTTTTTATCGAGATATTAAGCATTGATAAGGATGATTTGTTGAATATAAAAGAAGATTTTCTGGATAAGGCATTTGGAGCCTGA
- a CDS encoding IS4 family transposase has translation MADPHQDLKAVLSEHLPWHGARIGFLAHFLLALLKVRSVNLAELATGFGGPAKVESHYKRLQRFFRAFELDQDVLARLLVRLVPVGDGPWRLTLDRTNWKFGLAEINFLVLGIAHRGMAVPVFWSVLGKAGNSDTAERIALMERFLKVFGTARIAALLADREFIGEDWFRWLQQKGIPFHQRLKRDTRVPNSWIRMMRLDQLFGSLRPGETHRLVGRRPVWGCFVHLSALRLDDGGFLFIASSGTPQAGAIDAYANRWQVETLFGALKSRGFNLEDTHLTDPKRLAKLMGLLALAFAWSYRTGELLHDGPSPVRQKKRCRAPSSPSSATDSTSFATPS, from the coding sequence ATGGCTGACCCTCATCAAGACCTCAAGGCCGTCCTGTCCGAGCACTTGCCGTGGCACGGGGCCCGGATCGGCTTCCTCGCGCATTTCCTGCTGGCCCTGCTCAAGGTGCGCAGCGTCAACCTGGCGGAACTCGCCACCGGCTTCGGCGGTCCGGCCAAGGTGGAGTCCCACTACAAGCGGCTCCAGCGCTTCTTCCGCGCGTTCGAGTTGGACCAGGACGTCCTCGCCCGCCTGTTGGTGCGGCTGGTCCCGGTCGGCGACGGCCCCTGGCGGCTGACCCTGGACCGCACGAACTGGAAGTTCGGCCTGGCCGAGATCAACTTCCTGGTCCTGGGGATCGCCCACCGGGGGATGGCCGTGCCGGTGTTCTGGAGCGTCCTCGGCAAAGCGGGGAACTCCGACACCGCCGAGCGCATCGCGTTGATGGAGCGCTTCCTGAAGGTCTTCGGCACCGCCCGGATCGCCGCCCTGCTGGCCGACCGCGAGTTCATCGGCGAGGACTGGTTCCGCTGGCTGCAACAGAAGGGCATTCCCTTCCACCAGCGCCTCAAGCGCGACACCCGCGTTCCCAACAGTTGGATCCGGATGATGCGCTTGGACCAATTGTTCGGCTCGCTCCGGCCCGGCGAGACCCACCGCCTGGTCGGGCGCCGTCCGGTGTGGGGCTGCTTCGTCCACCTCTCCGCCCTGCGCCTCGACGACGGCGGCTTCCTGTTCATCGCCTCCTCCGGCACCCCACAGGCCGGGGCCATCGACGCCTACGCCAACCGTTGGCAAGTGGAAACCCTGTTCGGCGCTTTGAAATCCAGGGGCTTCAACTTGGAGGATACCCACCTCACCGACCCCAAGCGCCTCGCCAAGCTCATGGGCCTGCTTGCCCTGGCCTTCGCCTGGTCCTACCGCACCGGCGAACTGCTCCACGACGGCCCCAGCCCCGTCCGTCAAAAAAAACGCTGTCGCGCCCCCTCAAGTCCCTCTTCCGCCACGGACTCGACTTCCTTCGCAACACCGTCCTGA
- a CDS encoding DUF3782 domain-containing protein — MVNTALKETDCRLKKLGKQISSLGEKFGSFIEGLVLPSMQKILNERFGMQIVSPSVRAYTNSDQNVAYTSKSKAICAPRPSPR; from the coding sequence ATGGTCAACACCGCACTGAAGGAAACCGACTGCCGCCTCAAGAAATTGGGCAAACAAATCAGCAGCCTGGGCGAGAAATTCGGCAGTTTCATCGAAGGGCTGGTCCTGCCGTCCATGCAGAAAATCCTCAACGAACGCTTCGGGATGCAAATCGTCAGCCCCAGCGTGCGGGCCTACACGAACAGCGACCAGAATGTCGCCTATACGTCGAAGTCAAAAGCCATTTGCGCCCCGAGGCCATCGCCCAGATGA